One stretch of Callospermophilus lateralis isolate mCalLat2 chromosome 11, mCalLat2.hap1, whole genome shotgun sequence DNA includes these proteins:
- the P3h4 gene encoding endoplasmic reticulum protein SC65, with protein MGRRSGQCGALGRLLDSPKKKGAATPPFPAFLLWMRGAKTQQARGGVLAHPAARGARRSLLGEPGRGGGMAWAARALLWLLLGSAGAQYEKYSFRGFPPEDLMPLAAAYGHALEQYEGESWRESARYLEAALRLHRLLRDSEAFCHANCSGPASPAASQPWPASGPDGGGEDWARELRLFGHVLERAACLRRCKRTLPAFQVPYPPRQLLRDFQSRLPYQYLHYALFKANRLEKAVAAAYTFLQRNPKHELTAKYLSYYRGMLDVADESLTDLEAQPYEAVFLRAVKLYNSGDFRSSTEDMERALAEYLAVFARCLAGCEGAQEQVDFKDFYPAIADLFAESLQCKVDCETNLTPNVGGYFVEKFVATMYHYLQFAYYKLNDVRQAARSAASYMLFDPKDSVMQQNLVYYRFHRARWGLEEEDFQPREEATLYHNQTAELRELLEFTRMYLQSDDEMELEETEVTPEPKEPPSDAEFEGEGDYEEGLYADWWQEPDAKGDEAEAEPEPELA; from the exons ATGGGCAGGAGGTCGGGCCAATGTGGTGCACTCGGGAGACTATTGGACTCTCCAAAAAAGAAGGGGGCCGCGACCCCGCCCTTCCCCGCCTTCCTCCTGTGGATGCGGGGCGCTAAGACCCAGCAGGCACGCGGCGGGGTCCTGGCCCATCCAGCTGCCCGCGGGGCCAGGCGCTCTCTGCTCGGGGAGCCCGGGCGCGGCGGGGGCATGGCTTGGGCGGCGAGGGCGCTGCTGTGGCTGCTGCTGGGCAGCGCCGGGGCTCAGTATGAGAAGTACAGCTTCCGGGGCTTCCCGCCGGAGGACCTGATGCCGCTGGCCGCGGCCTACGGCCACGCTCTGGAGCAGTACGAGGGCGAGAGCTGGCGCGAGAGCGCGCGCTACCTGGAGGCGGCGCTGCGGCTGCACCGGCTGCTGCGCGACAGCGAGGCCTTCTGCCACGCCAACTGCAGCGGTCCGGCGTCGCCCGCCGCCTCGCAGCCCTGGCCCGCGTCGGGCCCCGACGGCGGCGGCGAAGACTGGGCGCGTGAGCTGCGGCTCTTCGGCCACGTCCTGGAACGGGCCGCCTGTCTGCGGCGCTGCAAGCGGACGCTGCCCGCCTTCCAGGTGCCCTACCCGCCTCGCCAGCTGCTGCGCGACTTCCAGAGCCGCCTGCCCTACCAGTACCTGCATTATGCGCTCTTCAAG GCTAACCGGCTGGAGAAGGCCGTCGCCGCGGCCTACACCTTCCTCCAGAGGAACCCGAAGCACGAGCTGACCGCCAAGTATCTCAGCTACTACCGGGGAATGCTGGACGTCGCTGATGAGTCCCTTACGGACCTAGAGGCCCAGCCCTACGAG GCGGTGTTTCTCCGAGCTGTGAAGCTCTACAACAGCGGGGACTTCCGCAGCAGCACCGAGGACATGGAGCGTGCCTTGGCCGAATACCTGGCTGTCTTTGCCCGGTGTCTGGCTGGCTGTGAGGGAGCCCAGGAGCAGGTGGACTTCAAGGACTTCTACCCAGCCATAGCAG ATCTCTTTGCAGAGTCCCTGCAGTGCAAGGTGGATTGTGAAACTAATTTGACCCCCAACGTGGGCGGCTACTTCGTGGAAAAATTCGTGGCCACCATGTATCACTACCTGCAGTTTGCCTACTACAAAT TGAACGACGTGCGCCAGGCTGCCCGCAGCGCCGCCAGCTACATGCTCTTCGACCCCAAGGACAGTGTCATGCAGCAGAACCTGGTGTATTACCGCTTCCACCGTGCACGCTGGGGCCTGGAAGAGGAGGACTTCCAGCCCCGGGAG GAGGCCACACTATACCACAACCAGACAGCCGAGCTGCGGGAGCTGCTGGAGTTCACACGCATGTACCTGCAGTCAGATGACGAG ATGGAATTGGAGGAGACAGAAGTGACCCCGGAACCCAAGGAACCCCCATCTGACGCTGAGTTTGAGGGGGAAGGTGACTACGAGGAGGGCCTCTATGCTGACTGGTGGCAGGAGCCAGATGCCAAGGGTGATGAGGCTGAGGCTG aGCCAGAGCCTGAACTGGCATGA
- the Jup gene encoding junction plakoglobin: MEVMNLIEQPIKVTEWQQTYTYDSGIHSGANTCVPSVSSKGIMEEDDACGRQYTLKKTTTYTQGVPQNQGDLEYQISTTARAKRVREAMCPGVTGEDSSLLLATQVEGQTTNLQRLAEPSQLLKSAIVHLINYQDDAELATRALPELTKLLNDEDPVVVTKAAMIVNQLSKKEASRRALMGSPQLVAAVVRTMQNTSDLDTARCTTSILHNLSHHREGLLAIFKSGGIPALVRMLSSPVESVLFYAITTLHNLLLYQEGAKMAVRLADGLQKMVPLLNKNNPKFLAITTDCLQLLAYGNQESKLIILANGGPQALVQIMRNYSYEKLLWTTSRVLKVLSVCPSNKPAIVEAGGMQALGKHLTSNSPRLVQNCLWTLRNLSDVATKQEGLESVLKILVNQLSVDDVNVLTCATGTLSNLTCNNSKNKTLVTQNSGVEALIHAILRAGDKDDITEPAVCALRHLTSRHPEAEMAQNSVRLNYGIPAIVKLLNQPNQWPLVKATIGLIRNLALCPANHAPLQEAAVIPRLVQLLVKAHQDAQRHVAAGTQQPYTDGVRMEEIVEGCTGALHILARDPMNRMEIFRLNTIPLFVQLLYSSVENIQRVAAGVLCELAQDKEAADAIDAEGASAPLMELLHSRNEGTATYAAAVLFRISEDKNPDYRKRVSVELTNSLFKHDPAAWEAAQSMIPINEPYADDMDATYRPMYSSDVPLDPLEMHMDMDGDYPIDTYSDGLRPPYPTADHMLA; this comes from the exons ATGGAGGTAATGAACCTGATCGAACAACCCATCAAGGTGACTGAGTGGCAGCAGACGTACACCTACGACTCAGGCATCCACTCAGGTGCCAACACCTGTGTGCCCTCCGTCAGCAGCAAGGGTATCATGGAGGAGGACGACGCCTGTGGGCGCCAGTACACGCTCAAGAAGACCACCACCTACACCCAGGGGGTGCCCCAGAACCAAG GTGATCTTGAGTACCAGATATCCACGACGGCCAGAGCCAAGCGGGTGCGGGAGGCCATGTGTCCAGGTGTGACAGGCGAGGACAGCTCACTGCTGTTGGCCACCCAGGTGGAGGGACAGACCACCAACCTGCAGAGACTGGCTGAGCCGTCCCAGCTGCTCAAGTCGGCCATCGTGCACCTCATCAACTACCAGGACGATGCTGAGCTGGCCACCCGGGCCCTTCCCGAGCTCACCAAACTGCTCAACGATGAGGACCCG GTGGTGGTGACCAAGGCGGCCATGATTGTGAACCAGCTGTCAAAGAAGGAGGCATCCCGCCGGGCCCTGATGGGCTCCCCCCAGCTGGTGGCGGCCGTGGTGCGCACCATGCAGAACACCAGCGACCTGGACACCGCCCGCTGTACCACCAGCATCCTGCACAACCTCTCCCACCACCGCGAGGGGCTGCTGGCCATCTTCAAGTCAGGCGGCATCCCTGCCCTGGTCCGCATGCTCAG CTCTCCTGTGGAGTCGGTCCTGTTCTACGCCATCACCACCCTGCACAACCTGCTACTGTACCAGGAGGGTGCCAAGATGGCAGTGCGCCTGGCAGATGGGCTGCAGAAGATGGTGCCCCTGCTCAACAAGAACAACCCAAAGTTCCTGGCCATCACCACCGACTGCCTGCAGCTCCTGGCCTACGGCAACCAGGAGAGCAAG CTCATCATCCTGGCCAATGGAGGACCCCAGGCACTTGTGCAGATCATGCGGAACTATAGCTACGAGAAGCTTCTCTGGACCACCAGCCGTGTGCTCAAGGTGCTGTCCGTGTGTCCCAGCAATAAGCCTGCCATTGTGGAGGCTG GTGGCATGCAGGCCCTGGGCAAGCACCTGACCAGCAACAGCCCCCGCCTGGTGCAGAACTGCCTCTGGACCCTGCGTAACCTCTCGGATGTGGCCACCAAGCAG GAGGGCCTGGAGAGTGTGCTGAAGATCCTGGTGAACCAGCTGAGTGTGGATGATGTCAACGTCCTCACCTGTGCCACGGGCACCCTCTCCAACCTGACCTGCAACAACAGCAAGAATAAGACTCTGGTGACACAGAACAGTGGCGTGGAGGCGCTCATCCATGCCATCCTGCGCGCTGGCGACAAGGATGACATCacagagcctgctgtctgtgcccTGCGCCACCTCACCAGCCGCCATCCTGAGGCCGAGATGGCTCAGAACTCCGTGCGCCTCAATTATGGCATCCCAGCCATTGTCAAGTTGCTCAACCAGCCAAACCAGTGGCCACTGGTCAAG GCAACCATCGGTCTTATCAGGAATCTGGCCCTGTGCCCGGCCAACCATGCCCCCCTGCAGGAGGCGGCCGTCATTCCCCGCCTTGTCCAGCTGCTGGTCAAGGCCCACCAGGATGCCCAGCGCCATGTGGCTGCAGGCACACAGCAGCCCTACACC GACGGTGtcaggatggaggagattgtggaGGGCTGCACTGGAGCCCTGCACATCCTAGCCCGGGATCCCATGAACCGCATGGAGATCTTCCGGCTCAACACCATCCCCCTGTTTGTGCAG CTCCTGTACTCGTCAGTAGAGAACATCCAACGTGTGGCCGCCGGGGTCCTCTGCGAGCTGGCCCAGGACAAGGAGGCAGCCGATGCCATTGATGCCGAGGGGGCCTCTGCCCCTCTCATGGAGCTTCTGCACTCTCGCAACGAGGGCACTG CCACCTATGCTGCCGCTGTCCTCTTCCGAATCTCTGAGGACAAGAACCCAGATTACCGCAAGCGCGTGTCCGTGGAGCTCACCAACTCCCTCTTCAAGCATGACCCCGCCGCCTGGGAGGCT gCCCAGAGCATGATCCCCATCAATGAACCCTATGCTGATG ACATGGATGCCACCTACCGCCCCATGTACTCCAGCGATGTGCCGCTTGATCCCCTGGAGATGCACATGGACATGGATGGGGACTACCCCATTGACACCTACAGCGACGGCCTCAGGCCCCCCTACCCCACTGCGGACCACATGCTGGCCTAG